One part of the Girardinichthys multiradiatus isolate DD_20200921_A chromosome 10, DD_fGirMul_XY1, whole genome shotgun sequence genome encodes these proteins:
- the fads6 gene encoding fatty acid desaturase 6: MQSVQEECRECCDGRGGGDGGIKVGNRAVPEMKNGGGGREEDVGKESLMMELTRLVQKVIKESSWWERRGVDCSILTASFLCLPPAFLLLGSSQLLWFMLGMLLMGLAHAVINVKGTHLASHGALSESQTWGRFWAIFFIEICGSFSAKAGMHGHIKMHHAHTNVIGLGDSSIWKVPFLPRIVYLFIAPISVPVITPLVALAHLKGHSLGVVVRTVLMIALGLYSQYWLLINISGFRSVHGALFCMLVCRAMLSVPYIHVNIFQHIGLPMFSPTRRPKRIYQMTHGVLNLPRNPLLDWTFGHSLISCHVEHHLFPFLSDNMCLKVKPVVSKYLNEKKLPYQEDTYLSRLHLFFSKYQELMVFAPPITELVGVQ; encoded by the exons ATGCAGAGTGTACAGGAGGAGTGCAGAGAATGTTGTGATGGCCGAGGAGGAGGTGATGGTGGGATTAAAGTGGGGAACAGAGCGGTTCCAGAGATGAAgaatggaggaggaggaagagaggaaGATGTGGGGAAGGAGTCTCTGATGATGGAGCTAACCAGGCTGGTGCAGAAGGTGATAAAGGAGAGCAGTTGGTGGGAAAGGAGGGGAGTGGACTGCAGTATCCTGACTGCATCTTTCCTCTGCCTGCCTCCTG CCTTCCTGCTGCTGGGCTCCTCCCAGCTGCTGTGGTTTATGTTGGGGATGCTGTTGATGGGCTTGGCTCACGCTGTCATCAACGTCAAAGGGACACATCTGGCCAGCCACGGGGCACTCAGCGAGTCGCAGACCTGGGGAAGGTTCTGGGCCATCTTCTTCATTGAG ATTTGTGGCTCATTCTCAGCCAAAGCTGGCATGCATGGCCACATTAAGATGCATCATGCACACACTAACGTCATTGGACTGGGCGACTCCAGCATCTGGAAGGTCCCTTTTCTGCCTCGCATTGTCTACCTGTTCATAGCCCCCATATCTGTGCCTGTCATCACTCCACTGGTTGCCCTTG CCCATCTTAAAGGACATTCTTTAGGTGTGGTTGTCCGGACAGTCCTGATGATagcactgggcctgtattcacaGTACTGGCTACTCATCAACATCTCCGGGTTTAGGTCAGTGCATGGAGCCTTGTTCTGCATGCTGGTGTGCAGAGCTATGTTGTCTGTGCCATACATCCACGTCAACATTTTCCAg CACATTGGTCTGCCGATGTTCTCTCCAACAAGACGGCCAAAGAGGATTTACCAGATGACACACGGAGTGCTGAATCTTCCCCGTAACCCTCTGTTGGACTGGACGTTTGGACACTCTCTGATCAGCTGCCATGTGGAGCACCACCTCTTTCCCTTTCTGTCAGACAACATGTGTTTAAAG GTGAAGCCTGTTGTGTCAAAGTACCTGAATGAAAAGAAGCTCCCATACCAGGAGGACACCTACCTGTCCCGTCTGCACTTGTTCTTCAGCAAATACCAGGAGTTGATGGTGTTCGCTCCACCCATCACAGAGTTGGTGGGAGTGCAATGA